GGCGTATCGAAGAAGCACGAAGTTTCCTGCGACGTTGCGTCGATATTACGCACGAAATGGCACTGCAGCTGATACGAGAATGCCACAAACGGGGCGTAGATTGTATAGTAGCGCCGTACGAAGCTGATGCACAGTTAGCGTATCTCAACCTCACGGACATCGCACAGTATGTCATCACGGAAGATTCGGATCTGGTGTTGTTTGGCTGCAGTAGAATCCTGTTCAAGCTGGACCTGACGGGGAATGGACGGTTGGTAGAGGCAAGCAAACTGCACCTTGCGATGGGTTGCCGGGAGGACCGTTataagtttgaaaagtttcgaTACATGTGCATCCTATCCGGATGTGATTATGTGGATTCGTTACCCGGTATTGGCCTTGCGAAAGCGTGCAAGTTCGTGATGAAAACGGAGGATCCCGACATACGACGAGCTTTGGCAAAAATACCGGCTTATCTAAATATGCGGCAACTGACCGTGACGGAGGAGTACAAGGACGAATTCCTGAAGGCAGACGCTACATTCAGGCACATGGTGGTGTACGATCCCCTGCAAAGGCGACAAACTAGACTGACGGATCCGGATGAAGTGGAAACTCCAGAACAGTACTGCTGCAATGCAGGCAAATTTTTGGATGAAAATACCGCATTTGAGCTGGCTGTCGGAAATTTGGATCCCTTTTCTCTGCGCAAAATGGACGATTGGCATCCTGACTCAGTGGAAAAAGGGGAACTTACTGCAATGGGTAGAAAAATGTTGAACCTCAGCATCTGGAGGAAAGATTTCAATGCACAGAAGGATGCGAAAGCTCAAATGCAAACAcagaaaatttcatcgttgTCTGCATTCGTGAAACGATCATTGCAAGCCGTGGATCAAACTGACCACGAGTGCAAGGAAACGATCGAAGATGTCTTGCAGGCTTACAGTATTCAGAGCGATGAGCCCGTCTCGAAGCGATTATGCCAGGTACAGTCGGCTATGTCGACTACCGCATCGAAAGTATCAATCGAGTACAAACACTTAGAGGCACTAGATGTGCTAGGACAATTAGATCAACCTGCCACACCGAAACGGAAGCGTAATCCATTTGCAGTTTCTCCTAGTAGACTTGCTGCCAGAAGAGCCGATTCGGCTGATGAATTGCTTTCACCAACGAAGATAACGGCGGCAAACCGATCACTGTTGCATAACATAAGCCCGGTAAAGAGGATAGATTATACTCAGCAACGCAGTCAGCTTGCAGTGAAAGAGTCAACCAATGGTGCAGCTACTGTAGGTCGATTGGGTCGTTTGAAATCGACCCATAGCAAAGGTGTGTCGGGTCTTGCTGATGAACCAAAAGTGATTAGCCGATTTTTCTGCTCACAAGCAAAGTTACAAATGCCTCAAACGAATATCAGCTCTATTATAGGTGGTCCCATTAGTAGCCCCAGTAAGAATTGCAGAACATCTGGCGGTAATATACTGGTGTCGCCCACTGCCATtgtaaaggaaataaaaagtaaacgaGATGCCCAAGCTCTTAAAGCGACTGCGCTTTATCTCAGTTCGCCGGAAGCACGATTACAGTGTCGTGGCGATCGTACGCCAGTGAAACGTCGGCCCAATGCATCGTCACCCGAAACAGATGCGGAAAAGGGCGAGATACTAGGTAAGCTGGATGGTGGTATGGCATCGGCAGTTGATATTAATGCGCAGGTCGATGAAGCAGCTTCAATGGATGAAGATATTAGTACAGGATTAAGCTCTTCACAGAAAGAAAATGACGATGTTGAGATCACTGTGACTGAAAAACAATGttcaaaccaaaaaccacGTACCGCACGATTGGCGTTGTTTGAACGGCAGGTAACGAAAATATTGAACCAAACTCCGAATCCTTCGGAGA
This region of Anopheles marshallii chromosome 2, idAnoMarsDA_429_01, whole genome shotgun sequence genomic DNA includes:
- the LOC128707286 gene encoding exonuclease 1; protein product: MGITGLLPFLEKASSACHLRDLRGKCVAIDTYCWLHRGAFACAERLARGESTDTHILYCLKYVQLLLSHNIKPILVFDGQHLPAKAATEAKRRESRANARKRGAELLRQGRIEEARSFLRRCVDITHEMALQLIRECHKRGVDCIVAPYEADAQLAYLNLTDIAQYVITEDSDLVLFGCSRILFKLDLTGNGRLVEASKLHLAMGCREDRYKFEKFRYMCILSGCDYVDSLPGIGLAKACKFVMKTEDPDIRRALAKIPAYLNMRQLTVTEEYKDEFLKADATFRHMVVYDPLQRRQTRLTDPDEVETPEQYCCNAGKFLDENTAFELAVGNLDPFSLRKMDDWHPDSVEKGELTAMGRKMLNLSIWRKDFNAQKDAKAQMQTQKISSLSAFVKRSLQAVDQTDHECKETIEDVLQAYSIQSDEPVSKRLCQVQSAMSTTASKVSIEYKHLEALDVLGQLDQPATPKRKRNPFAVSPSRLAARRADSADELLSPTKITAANRSLLHNISPVKRIDYTQQRSQLAVKESTNGAATVGRLGRLKSTHSKGVSGLADEPKVISRFFCSQAKLQMPQTNISSIIGGPISSPSKNCRTSGGNILVSPTAIVKEIKSKRDAQALKATALYLSSPEARLQCRGDRTPVKRRPNASSPETDAEKGEILGKLDGGMASAVDINAQVDEAASMDEDISTGLSSSQKENDDVEITVTEKQCSNQKPRTARLALFERQVTKILNQTPNPSETVEEELAIVLDDDSSDEDNVRKLQTNDRQQTEERNSALPHHSTANVETSTKIKARSSCKRPGLSINRKFTHSKTDNSAGLTQTRLSMFGFQKKPSMQLNN